In a genomic window of Candidatus Equadaptatus faecalis:
- the lptC gene encoding LPS export ABC transporter periplasmic protein LptC, whose translation MTADVRKIFNVLFSRRSRIIFLLLAAVVCGGYLYRDFRLDLTTKIEKLPDVVIHDVKLDRVINNRRWRLKSPRVETKDNVLYGDNLDVIINENDGTESRVYAKKGIFSRDNGNLKLENAKGTMTSGDKTYDMTTGIADYNEKNDVWIFSGKLFLTDQETILTGESGSFNSVSGDCQVKGGGKISW comes from the coding sequence ATGACCGCAGACGTCAGAAAAATTTTCAATGTATTGTTCAGCAGGCGGAGCAGAATAATATTTCTGCTCCTGGCTGCTGTTGTCTGCGGAGGTTATCTGTATCGTGATTTCCGCCTTGACTTGACGACGAAAATTGAAAAACTGCCTGACGTTGTTATACATGATGTAAAACTTGACAGGGTGATTAACAACCGCAGATGGAGATTAAAATCTCCCAGGGTGGAAACAAAGGACAACGTACTGTACGGCGATAATTTGGACGTTATCATAAATGAAAATGACGGTACTGAAAGCCGCGTATATGCCAAAAAAGGAATTTTCAGCAGGGATAACGGCAATCTTAAGCTTGAAAACGCAAAGGGAACAATGACTTCGGGTGACAAAACTTATGATATGACAACCGGAATTGCTGATTACAATGAAAAAAATGACGTATGGATTTTCAGCGGAAAACTTTTTCTTACCGATCAGGAGACGATACTGACAGGTGAAAGCGGTTCCTTCAATTCAGTAAGCGGAGATTGTCAGGTAAAAGGCGGGGGCAAAATATCATGGTAA